A DNA window from Allokutzneria albata contains the following coding sequences:
- a CDS encoding DddA-like double-stranded DNA deaminase toxin, with translation MPGWSATKTRHATVVINNQPCVGPYGCDTLVRIVLPAGYTLTVLGSDGYRETFEGGATPWWSS, from the coding sequence CTGCCCGGATGGTCCGCCACCAAGACCCGACACGCCACGGTGGTGATCAACAACCAGCCCTGTGTCGGTCCGTACGGCTGTGACACCCTGGTACGCATCGTGTTGCCTGCCGGGTACACGTTGACCGTGCTCGGCAGCGACGGCTACCGGGAGACCTTCGAGGGGGGAGCCACGCCATGGTGGTCGAGCTGA
- a CDS encoding Imm1 family immunity protein, whose product MVVELNAYYDFEHGKEPARVTSEEQLAAILEEVRRTRKAALVELLPADNPAAATLDVGFCEDRGVVWYSGPDHESCYSHNPTPTPPARRSRSCTTT is encoded by the coding sequence ATGGTGGTCGAGCTGAACGCTTACTACGACTTCGAGCACGGCAAGGAGCCCGCGCGGGTCACCAGCGAGGAGCAGCTGGCCGCGATCCTCGAGGAGGTCCGGCGCACCCGCAAGGCCGCGCTCGTCGAGCTGCTGCCCGCCGACAACCCGGCGGCCGCAACCCTCGATGTCGGGTTCTGCGAAGACCGCGGCGTGGTCTGGTACTCCGGGCCCGACCATGAGAGCTGCTACAGCCACAACCCGACGCCAACGCCACCGGCGAGGCGAAGCCGGTCCTGTACTACTACATGA
- a CDS encoding DUF5753 domain-containing protein, whose protein sequence is MTEGGQMTSRRPAPAGAKLQLGSLLAELAEAVGRGRADVRRALNCSEPKARKIMSGLVSVDPEDLVTLLDLFEADDAARAKAAELAAAAQRRSPRTPGGSPLRARVYKFEESAIGISSYATELIPGLLQIEDYAEQLFGASGERTPAQVKKLVAARRERSARLVSPDGPQLHFVLGEGAIHWQVGGPKTMAKQLLRLIELQDLPTVTIQVVPFASGVHAALGYAFTLLLQPAEQQDRAYFESLFASKLIHDKATVDGYRRRFAQAVEHALTPNDTSDYLATVAARL, encoded by the coding sequence GTGACCGAAGGAGGGCAGATGACATCGCGTCGACCTGCGCCCGCCGGAGCCAAGCTCCAACTGGGCTCGTTGCTGGCTGAGCTGGCCGAGGCCGTGGGGCGTGGACGTGCTGACGTTCGACGGGCGCTCAACTGCTCCGAGCCCAAAGCTCGCAAGATCATGAGTGGGCTGGTCAGCGTTGACCCCGAAGATCTGGTGACACTGCTGGATCTATTCGAAGCGGACGATGCAGCCCGTGCGAAGGCTGCTGAATTAGCAGCCGCCGCTCAACGTCGGAGCCCTCGAACCCCAGGCGGTTCACCACTTCGCGCGCGGGTCTACAAATTCGAAGAGTCCGCAATCGGCATCAGTAGCTACGCAACGGAACTCATTCCCGGTCTGCTGCAGATCGAAGACTACGCCGAACAGCTGTTCGGCGCCTCAGGCGAACGCACTCCTGCGCAGGTCAAGAAGCTTGTGGCAGCCCGTCGAGAGAGAAGCGCTCGACTCGTGTCGCCCGACGGGCCGCAGCTCCACTTCGTTCTCGGCGAAGGGGCAATCCATTGGCAGGTCGGCGGCCCCAAGACGATGGCGAAACAACTGCTACGCCTCATCGAGCTACAAGACCTTCCTACCGTGACGATTCAGGTCGTCCCATTCGCGAGTGGAGTGCACGCTGCGCTCGGCTACGCCTTTACGCTGTTGCTGCAACCAGCCGAGCAACAAGACCGCGCCTACTTCGAAAGCCTCTTCGCCTCAAAGCTCATCCACGACAAGGCGACGGTCGACGGCTACCGCCGACGCTTCGCGCAAGCCGTCGAGCACGCGCTTACTCCGAACGACACGTCGGACTACCTCGCTACGGTTGCCGCGCGACTGTGA
- a CDS encoding DUF397 domain-containing protein: MSHGFDEHQFTWRTSSYTDGGEEQTCVEVGEVQDNPAAPVGLRDSKNRSGGTLLFTRPKWHGFVDFVKRDGYLTEA, translated from the coding sequence ATGAGCCACGGCTTCGACGAACACCAATTCACATGGAGGACGTCCAGCTACACCGACGGAGGCGAGGAACAGACCTGTGTCGAGGTTGGCGAAGTACAGGACAACCCGGCCGCGCCCGTAGGGCTCCGCGACTCGAAGAACCGCAGCGGCGGCACACTCTTGTTCACGAGACCGAAGTGGCACGGGTTCGTCGACTTCGTTAAGCGAGACGGATACCTCACCGAGGCATAG
- a CDS encoding MFS transporter: MNSEAALSTPDTRDRRRGLVAASIGNGLEWFDWNAYAIFAVYFSTQFFPKGGDGLTATLSTLAVFAVGFFFRPLGGMLLAAFTDRHGRRAGLTLSVLLMAGGSLVIAVSPTYEQVGVLAPALLLLGRIAQGLSTGGEFAAASTYLAELAPPGRRGLYSSFIYVSNVLGTLAATLLATLLVSIMGKQGLVDGGWRIPFFIGALLGIYGLYLRRTLEETEAYLSGGRDRKVTRPTLEVLRRYPLAALKVVGFTAGATIAYYTFAVYLPTYVKSAHKVGETAALWASTAAQLIMIVALPLFGALSDRIGRRPLLIGFAAGYVLLVVPLFSVLNSSAWSLFLSMTAGLLLFALYGAVAPTAMAELFPTEVRTAGIGLPYALTVAIFGGTAPLVVEQLGAVGSAHLYPWYIAVLCLVSLVVFVTSRETKDVVLERAVAEDRS, from the coding sequence GTGAACAGCGAAGCAGCACTGTCCACCCCGGACACGAGAGACCGCAGGCGCGGCCTCGTCGCCGCGTCCATCGGCAACGGGCTCGAATGGTTCGACTGGAATGCGTACGCGATCTTCGCGGTGTACTTCTCCACGCAGTTCTTCCCCAAGGGCGGCGACGGGCTCACCGCGACGCTGAGCACGCTCGCGGTCTTCGCGGTCGGCTTCTTCTTCCGGCCGCTCGGCGGGATGCTGCTCGCCGCCTTCACCGACCGGCACGGCCGCCGCGCCGGGCTGACCCTGTCCGTGCTGCTGATGGCGGGCGGCAGCCTGGTCATCGCGGTCTCGCCGACCTACGAGCAGGTCGGGGTGCTCGCGCCCGCGCTGCTGCTGCTCGGCCGGATCGCGCAGGGGCTGTCCACCGGGGGCGAGTTCGCCGCGGCCTCGACCTATCTCGCCGAGCTGGCCCCGCCCGGCAGGCGCGGGCTGTACTCCAGCTTCATCTACGTCAGCAACGTGCTGGGCACCCTGGCCGCGACGCTGCTCGCCACGCTGCTGGTGTCGATCATGGGCAAGCAGGGGCTGGTCGACGGCGGCTGGCGCATCCCGTTCTTCATCGGCGCGCTGCTGGGGATCTACGGCCTCTACCTCCGGCGCACCCTGGAGGAGACCGAGGCCTACCTCTCCGGCGGCCGCGATCGGAAGGTCACCCGGCCGACCCTGGAGGTCCTGCGCAGGTATCCCCTGGCCGCGCTCAAGGTCGTCGGGTTCACCGCGGGAGCGACCATCGCGTACTACACGTTCGCGGTATATCTGCCCACCTACGTGAAGTCGGCGCACAAGGTCGGCGAGACCGCGGCGCTGTGGGCCTCGACCGCCGCGCAGCTCATCATGATCGTGGCGTTGCCGCTGTTCGGGGCGCTGTCCGACCGGATCGGCAGGCGCCCGTTGCTGATCGGGTTCGCCGCCGGGTACGTGCTCCTGGTGGTGCCGCTGTTCTCGGTGCTGAACTCGTCGGCGTGGTCGCTGTTCCTGAGCATGACCGCGGGGCTGCTACTTTTCGCGCTGTACGGAGCGGTCGCGCCGACCGCGATGGCCGAGCTGTTCCCGACCGAGGTCCGCACCGCGGGCATCGGCCTGCCCTACGCGCTGACCGTCGCGATCTTCGGCGGTACGGCGCCGCTGGTGGTCGAACAGCTGGGCGCGGTCGGCTCGGCGCACCTGTACCCGTGGTACATCGCGGTCCTGTGCTTGGTGAGCCTGGTCGTGTTCGTCACCTCTCGTGAGACCAAGGACGTAGTCTTGGAACGGGCGGTCGCCGAAGACCGCTCCTGA
- the uvrA gene encoding excinuclease ABC subunit UvrA — MADRLVVRGAREHNLRSVDLDLPRDSLIVFTGLSGSGKSSLAFDTIFAEGQRRYVESLSAYARQFLGQMDKPDVDFIEGLSPAVSIDQKSTSRNPRSTVGTITEVYDYLRLLYARAGKPHCPTCGHLISRQTPQQIVDQVLAMPDGVKFQVLAPVVRGRKGEYVDLFEQLQGQGYSRVMVDGAVHQLTDPPKLKKQEKHDISVVVDRLTVKSSAKQRLTDSVETALRLADGLVVLDFVDQPEGSAERQRRFSERMACPNGHALAVDDLEPRSFSFNSPYGACPECTGIGVRKEVDPELVVPDDELSLADGAIAPWSTGQTAEYFQRLLEALAENIGFRMDTPWRKLSAKAQKAVLHGVSQQVHVKYRNRYGRERAYYANYEGVIPFLERRQEQTESEYMRERYEGYMREIPCPACQGSRLKPEILAVTLEHKQRGEKSIAEVCALSVGECAEFLNGLVLDRRQKMIAAAVLKEVQERLSFLLDVGLDYLSLDRASGTLSGGEAQRIRLATQIGSGLVGVLYVLDEPSIGLHQRDNHRLIETLTRLRDLGNTLIVVEHDEDTIHSADWVVDIGPGAGEHGGKVVHSGPYKELLTNEESLTGAYLSGRKEIPLPLVRRAVDPKRKLTVVGAREHNLRGIDVSFPLGCLVAVTGVSGSGKSTLVNDILATVLANRLNGARQVPGRHVRVNGLDNVDKLVQVDQSPIGRTPRSNPATYTGVFDNIRKLFAATTEAKVRGYQPGRFSFNVKGGRCEACAGDGTIKIEMNFLPDVYVPCEVCKGARYNRETLEVHYKGKTISEVLDMPIEEAAEFFEPINSIHRYLKTLVQVGLGYVRLGQPAPTLSGGEAQRVKLASELQKRSTGKTVYILDEPTTGLHFEDIRKLLGVINGLVDKGNTVIVIEHNLDVIKTADWLVDMGPEGGSGGGTVIAEGTPEDVAAVKGSYTGKFLKPLLANASSAPAKETAAAKATKRADAAKRTRKAAKVAAAR, encoded by the coding sequence GTGGCCGACCGCCTCGTTGTTCGCGGAGCGCGCGAGCACAACCTGCGCAGCGTTGATCTCGACCTGCCCAGGGACAGCCTGATCGTGTTCACCGGCCTGTCCGGGTCGGGCAAGTCCAGCCTCGCCTTCGACACGATCTTCGCCGAGGGGCAGCGCAGGTACGTCGAGTCGCTCTCCGCGTACGCGCGGCAGTTCCTCGGGCAGATGGACAAGCCGGACGTCGACTTCATCGAGGGGCTCTCGCCCGCGGTCTCCATCGACCAGAAGTCGACCAGCCGCAACCCGCGCTCCACGGTCGGCACCATCACCGAGGTCTACGACTACCTGCGCCTGCTCTACGCGCGTGCCGGCAAGCCGCACTGCCCGACCTGCGGCCACCTGATCAGCAGGCAGACCCCGCAGCAGATCGTCGACCAGGTGCTGGCGATGCCGGACGGCGTCAAGTTCCAGGTGCTCGCCCCGGTCGTGCGCGGCCGCAAGGGCGAGTACGTCGACCTGTTCGAGCAGCTGCAGGGCCAGGGCTACTCCCGGGTGATGGTCGATGGGGCGGTGCACCAGCTGACCGACCCGCCGAAGCTGAAGAAGCAGGAGAAGCACGACATCTCCGTCGTGGTCGACCGGCTCACCGTCAAGTCCAGCGCGAAGCAGCGGCTGACCGACTCGGTGGAGACGGCGCTGCGGCTGGCCGACGGCCTCGTGGTGCTGGACTTCGTCGACCAGCCGGAGGGCAGCGCGGAGCGGCAGCGCCGGTTCTCCGAGCGGATGGCCTGCCCCAACGGCCACGCGCTGGCCGTCGACGACCTGGAGCCACGGTCGTTCTCGTTCAACTCGCCCTACGGCGCGTGCCCGGAGTGCACCGGTATCGGCGTCCGCAAGGAGGTCGACCCGGAGCTGGTCGTGCCCGACGACGAGCTGTCGCTGGCGGACGGGGCCATCGCGCCGTGGTCGACCGGCCAGACCGCGGAGTACTTCCAGCGGCTGCTGGAGGCGCTGGCGGAGAACATCGGTTTCCGGATGGACACGCCGTGGCGCAAGCTCTCCGCCAAGGCGCAGAAGGCCGTGCTGCACGGTGTCTCGCAGCAGGTGCACGTGAAGTACCGCAACCGGTACGGGCGCGAGCGGGCCTACTACGCCAACTACGAGGGCGTGATCCCGTTCCTGGAGCGCCGCCAGGAGCAGACCGAGTCCGAGTACATGCGCGAGCGGTACGAGGGCTACATGCGGGAGATCCCGTGCCCGGCCTGCCAGGGCAGCAGGCTCAAGCCGGAGATCCTCGCGGTCACCCTGGAGCACAAGCAGCGCGGCGAGAAGTCGATCGCCGAGGTCTGCGCGCTCAGCGTCGGCGAGTGCGCGGAGTTCCTCAACGGGCTGGTGCTCGACCGGCGGCAGAAGATGATCGCCGCGGCCGTGCTCAAGGAGGTGCAGGAGCGGCTGAGCTTCCTGCTCGACGTCGGACTCGACTACCTCTCGCTGGACCGCGCCTCCGGCACGCTCTCCGGTGGTGAGGCGCAGCGCATCCGGCTTGCCACGCAGATCGGGTCCGGCCTCGTCGGTGTGCTCTACGTGCTCGACGAGCCGTCGATCGGGTTGCACCAGCGGGACAACCACCGGCTGATCGAGACGCTGACCCGGCTGCGCGACCTCGGCAACACGCTGATCGTCGTCGAGCACGACGAGGACACGATCCACTCGGCGGACTGGGTCGTCGACATCGGCCCCGGAGCGGGCGAGCACGGCGGCAAGGTCGTCCACAGTGGACCGTACAAGGAGCTGCTGACCAACGAGGAGTCGCTGACCGGGGCCTACCTCTCCGGCCGCAAGGAGATCCCGCTGCCGCTGGTGCGGCGGGCGGTGGACCCGAAGCGGAAGCTGACCGTGGTGGGCGCGCGCGAGCACAACCTGCGCGGGATCGACGTGTCCTTCCCGCTCGGCTGCCTGGTCGCGGTCACCGGCGTGTCCGGCTCGGGCAAGTCCACCCTGGTCAACGACATCCTGGCGACGGTGCTGGCGAACCGGCTCAACGGCGCGCGGCAGGTGCCGGGGCGGCACGTCCGGGTCAACGGCCTGGACAACGTGGACAAGCTGGTGCAGGTCGACCAGTCGCCGATCGGCCGGACCCCGCGCTCCAACCCGGCCACCTACACCGGCGTGTTCGACAACATCCGCAAGCTCTTCGCCGCCACCACCGAGGCGAAGGTCCGCGGTTACCAGCCGGGCCGGTTCTCCTTCAACGTCAAGGGCGGGCGCTGCGAGGCGTGCGCGGGCGACGGCACCATCAAGATCGAGATGAACTTCCTGCCCGACGTGTACGTGCCGTGCGAGGTCTGCAAGGGCGCCCGGTACAACCGGGAGACCCTGGAGGTGCACTACAAGGGCAAGACCATCTCCGAGGTGCTGGACATGCCGATCGAGGAGGCGGCGGAGTTCTTCGAGCCGATCAACTCCATCCACCGCTACCTCAAGACGCTGGTGCAGGTGGGCCTGGGCTACGTCCGGCTCGGCCAGCCCGCGCCGACGCTGTCCGGCGGTGAGGCGCAACGGGTCAAGCTGGCCAGCGAGCTGCAGAAGCGCTCGACCGGCAAGACCGTCTACATCCTGGACGAGCCCACCACCGGCCTGCACTTCGAGGACATCCGCAAGCTCCTCGGGGTGATCAACGGCTTGGTGGACAAGGGGAACACGGTGATCGTGATCGAGCACAACCTCGACGTGATCAAGACCGCGGACTGGCTCGTGGACATGGGCCCCGAGGGCGGCTCCGGCGGCGGAACGGTGATCGCCGAGGGCACCCCGGAGGACGTGGCCGCCGTCAAGGGCAGCTACACCGGCAAGTTCCTCAAGCCCTTGCTGGCCAACGCTTCCTCGGCCCCCGCCAAGGAGACCGCCGCGGCGAAGGCCACCAAGCGGGCCGACGCCGCCAAGCGCACCCGCAAGGCCGCCAAGGTGGCCGCCGCCCGCTGA
- a CDS encoding discoidin domain-containing protein: MGWTSAEHRGATATEHVQVDLGARRAFSAVTLWPRNDQAADGRSFPADFTITGSDDGVSWSAPLYRGTGHGNGQAVHGPQTSAVPGSAYRYVRITATKLGLPVTEASGHVHRFHLAELDITA; this comes from the coding sequence ATGGGCTGGACGTCGGCGGAGCACCGTGGTGCCACCGCGACCGAGCACGTCCAGGTCGACCTCGGCGCTCGCCGCGCTTTCTCCGCGGTGACGTTGTGGCCGCGGAATGACCAAGCCGCCGACGGGCGATCGTTTCCCGCCGACTTCACCATCACCGGCTCGGACGATGGGGTCTCCTGGTCGGCGCCGCTCTACCGCGGGACCGGCCACGGCAACGGCCAGGCCGTCCACGGCCCGCAGACCTCCGCCGTGCCGGGCTCCGCGTACCGCTACGTCCGCATCACCGCGACCAAGCTCGGGCTCCCCGTGACCGAGGCCTCCGGCCACGTCCACCGCTTCCACCTGGCGGAACTGGACATCACCGCCTGA
- a CDS encoding AraC family transcriptional regulator: MPELPVALDGGLIYFTDEITAGAGRHRHTDSHPVHTHSFIEIFTVVEGACTHLSPLGEQRLTPGDVVLLRPGAWHALERCADLEIFNCCFAPEMLRRELAWTREDALLSYLLFEGPYTPGHQGTLALRLDEQALAEYVGHLEALSELRPPRTDRYRADVVGRLSLGLGVLARAAGEAKYGAHQPSGATSPTVLRAIRLLEAEMTRGWTLQELADACHVSPNYLSRLFKTTTGLPPMSYLAHHRAETAAVLLASTDDPISRVGAQVGWPDQSHFTRRFKAHYGVTPSTYRRHCTISA; this comes from the coding sequence GTGCCCGAGTTGCCGGTCGCGTTGGATGGCGGCCTGATCTACTTCACCGACGAGATCACCGCCGGTGCCGGGCGCCACCGCCACACCGACAGCCACCCCGTGCACACCCACAGCTTCATCGAGATCTTCACCGTGGTCGAGGGGGCCTGCACGCACCTGTCACCGCTCGGCGAGCAGCGGCTCACCCCGGGCGACGTGGTGCTGCTGCGGCCGGGCGCCTGGCACGCGCTGGAGCGGTGTGCGGACCTGGAGATCTTCAACTGCTGCTTCGCGCCGGAGATGCTGCGCCGCGAGCTGGCCTGGACCCGCGAGGACGCGCTGCTGTCGTACCTGCTCTTCGAAGGGCCCTACACGCCGGGCCACCAGGGGACCCTGGCGCTGCGCCTCGACGAGCAGGCCCTGGCGGAGTACGTCGGGCACCTTGAGGCGCTGTCCGAACTCCGGCCGCCGCGCACCGACCGGTACCGCGCGGACGTGGTCGGCAGGCTTTCGCTGGGGCTCGGTGTGCTGGCGCGTGCCGCGGGCGAGGCGAAGTACGGCGCCCACCAGCCGAGCGGTGCCACCAGCCCCACGGTGCTCCGCGCGATCCGGTTGCTGGAGGCCGAGATGACCCGGGGGTGGACCCTGCAGGAGCTCGCCGACGCCTGCCACGTGTCGCCGAACTACCTGAGCCGGTTGTTCAAGACCACCACGGGCCTGCCGCCGATGTCCTACCTGGCACATCACCGGGCCGAGACCGCCGCGGTGCTGCTCGCCTCGACGGACGACCCGATCTCCCGGGTCGGCGCCCAGGTCGGCTGGCCGGACCAGAGCCACTTCACCCGCCGCTTCAAGGCGCACTACGGCGTCACCCCGTCCACCTACCGCCGCCACTGCACCATTTCCGCCTAG
- a CDS encoding mycothiol transferase, with the protein MTTSESTELTRTLAELRAGVRVTVRDLTDADIAKRTTVSELTLGGIIKHLTQGERAWTHIMCARPGVPDRMFDTSQYYLDGESLASLLADYEAAAAETDAAVAALSDLSATVPLPEAPWHPGVINHWSARRILLHLVKETAQHAGHADLIRESLDGAQSTGA; encoded by the coding sequence ATGACGACCTCCGAGAGCACCGAGCTGACGCGCACGCTGGCCGAACTCCGCGCCGGCGTGCGCGTCACCGTCCGCGATCTCACCGACGCCGACATCGCCAAGCGAACCACCGTCAGCGAGCTGACCCTGGGCGGGATCATCAAGCACCTCACCCAGGGCGAGCGCGCGTGGACGCACATCATGTGCGCCCGACCCGGCGTGCCGGACCGGATGTTCGACACCAGCCAGTACTACCTGGACGGCGAGTCCCTGGCGTCGCTGCTCGCGGACTACGAGGCGGCGGCGGCCGAGACCGACGCGGCGGTGGCCGCCCTGTCCGACCTGTCCGCGACGGTGCCCCTGCCGGAGGCGCCGTGGCACCCGGGCGTGATCAACCACTGGTCCGCGCGCCGCATCCTGCTCCACCTGGTCAAGGAGACCGCGCAGCACGCCGGGCACGCCGACCTCATCCGCGAATCCCTCGACGGTGCCCAGTCCACCGGTGCCTAG